A stretch of Sulfitobacter sp. THAF37 DNA encodes these proteins:
- a CDS encoding ABC transporter permease, protein MTKAPRGWLSPLNRRRWNNFRRNRRAYWSMWIFAVLFGISLFAEFVANDKPILVSYRGEYYMPIFNFYPETAFGGDFQTEAVYRDPEVKCLIATGGMDLCFDDPEGYYEDAQDGEIDGEPIQNGWSVWPVIPYSFNTAVDRPGAAPLPPNGQNWLGTDGTKRDVMARVIHGFRLSILFTLIVTGAATVIGIIAGALQGFFGGWLDLIFQRVIEIWSATPSIYVIIIMFAILGRSFWLLVFLLVLFSWTGLVGVVRAEFLRARNLEYVRAARALGVSNTTIMFRHMLPNAMVATLTFLPFIITGTISTLAILDFLGFGLPSSAPSLGELTLQAKQNLQAPWLAFTAFFTFAIMLSLLVFIFEGIRDAFDPRKTFS, encoded by the coding sequence GTGACCAAGGCACCGCGCGGCTGGCTGTCGCCGCTGAACCGGCGGCGCTGGAACAACTTCCGCCGCAACCGCCGCGCCTATTGGTCGATGTGGATTTTCGCGGTGCTGTTCGGTATTTCGCTGTTCGCCGAATTCGTGGCGAACGACAAGCCGATCCTGGTGAGCTACCGGGGCGAATACTACATGCCGATCTTCAACTTCTATCCCGAGACGGCGTTCGGCGGAGACTTCCAGACCGAAGCGGTTTATCGCGATCCGGAGGTGAAATGCCTGATCGCGACCGGGGGCATGGACCTGTGTTTCGACGACCCCGAAGGCTATTACGAAGATGCCCAGGACGGCGAGATCGACGGGGAGCCGATCCAGAACGGCTGGTCGGTCTGGCCGGTCATCCCCTATTCCTTCAATACCGCAGTAGACCGCCCCGGGGCCGCGCCGCTGCCGCCCAACGGACAGAACTGGCTGGGCACTGACGGCACCAAGCGCGACGTCATGGCCCGTGTGATCCACGGTTTCCGCCTGTCGATCCTTTTCACCCTGATCGTCACCGGCGCCGCCACGGTGATCGGGATCATTGCCGGCGCGTTGCAGGGGTTCTTCGGTGGATGGCTGGACCTGATTTTCCAGCGGGTGATCGAGATCTGGTCGGCGACGCCGTCGATCTATGTGATCATCATCATGTTCGCGATCCTCGGGCGAAGTTTCTGGCTGCTGGTCTTCCTGCTGGTCCTGTTTTCCTGGACCGGGCTGGTGGGCGTCGTGCGGGCCGAGTTCCTGCGCGCGCGCAACCTTGAATACGTGCGCGCGGCGCGGGCACTGGGGGTCAGCAACACCACCATCATGTTCCGCCACATGCTGCCCAACGCGATGGTTGCCACGCTGACCTTCCTGCCCTTCATCATCACCGGCACGATCAGCACACTGGCGATCCTGGACTTCCTTGGCTTCGGCCTGCCGTCTTCCGCCCCGTCGCTGGGCGAACTGACCCTGCAGGCCAAGCAGAACCTGCAGGCGCCCTGGCTGGCTTTCACCGCGTTTTTTACCTTTGCCATCATGCTGTCGCTGCTTGTCTTTATTTTCGAAGGCATCCGCGACGCCTTTGACCCCAGAAAGACCTTCTCATGA
- a CDS encoding ABC transporter ATP-binding protein, giving the protein MSAPLLDVRDLNVSFRQDGALVNAVRGVSFTVQRGETVALVGESGSGKSVSALSTVSLLGDSAEVSGSVTYDGQQMIGADAALLRKVRGNDISFIFQEPMTSLNPLHTIEKQLGESIALHQGLVGDDARARILELLERVGINDAQSRLGAYPHQLSGGQRQRVMIAMALANKPDVLIADEPTTALDVTIQAQILELLKELKDSEGMGLLFITHDLGIVRRIADRVCVMQKGVIVEQGPTHEIFDNPQHPYTLKLLSAQPTGSPEPVPADAPEIVSTENLKVWFPIQRGLLRRTVGHVKAVNDTTLSVRAGETLGIVGESGSGKTTLALAIMRLIQSEGRITFIGEDVRKWSTRQLRRLRADMQIVFQDPFGSLSPRMTCFQIISEGLGIHGIGKGQDQRVLVHEVMEEVGLDPATMDRYPHEFSGGQRQRIAIARAMVLRPKLLVLDEPTSALDMTVQVQIVDLLRNLQEKYGLAYLFISHDLRVVRAMSHNVLVMKRGDVIEYGPADDLYDNPQTEYTQTLLQAAT; this is encoded by the coding sequence ATGAGCGCACCTTTACTGGATGTCCGCGACCTGAACGTCTCGTTCCGGCAGGACGGTGCACTGGTCAATGCGGTGCGCGGCGTGTCCTTTACCGTGCAGCGGGGCGAGACCGTGGCGCTGGTGGGCGAAAGCGGTTCCGGCAAATCCGTATCTGCGCTGTCCACCGTGTCGCTTCTGGGCGACAGCGCCGAGGTCTCCGGCTCCGTCACCTATGACGGGCAGCAGATGATCGGCGCGGACGCGGCGCTGTTGCGCAAGGTGCGCGGCAACGACATCAGTTTCATTTTTCAGGAACCGATGACTTCGCTCAATCCGCTGCACACCATCGAAAAACAGCTGGGCGAAAGCATCGCTTTGCACCAGGGACTGGTGGGGGACGACGCGCGGGCGCGCATCCTGGAACTGCTGGAAAGGGTGGGGATCAACGACGCGCAAAGCCGACTGGGCGCCTATCCGCACCAGCTTTCCGGCGGTCAGCGTCAGCGGGTGATGATCGCCATGGCGCTGGCCAACAAGCCGGACGTGCTGATCGCGGACGAGCCGACCACCGCGCTGGACGTGACAATCCAGGCCCAGATTCTCGAACTGCTGAAAGAACTCAAGGACAGCGAAGGCATGGGCCTGCTGTTCATCACGCACGACCTTGGCATCGTGCGGCGCATCGCCGACCGTGTCTGCGTGATGCAGAAGGGCGTGATCGTCGAGCAGGGCCCCACGCACGAGATTTTCGACAATCCGCAACATCCCTATACGCTGAAACTGCTCAGCGCCCAACCCACGGGCAGTCCCGAACCGGTCCCGGCTGACGCGCCGGAGATCGTATCGACCGAGAATCTCAAGGTCTGGTTTCCGATCCAGCGTGGCCTGCTGCGGCGCACCGTCGGACATGTGAAGGCGGTGAACGACACGACCCTGTCGGTCCGCGCGGGCGAGACGCTGGGCATCGTGGGCGAAAGCGGGTCTGGCAAGACGACATTGGCACTGGCGATCATGCGGCTGATCCAGTCGGAAGGGCGGATCACCTTTATCGGCGAGGACGTGCGCAAGTGGTCCACCCGGCAGCTGCGACGGCTGCGGGCGGACATGCAGATCGTCTTTCAGGACCCGTTCGGGTCGCTCAGCCCGCGGATGACCTGTTTCCAGATCATCTCGGAAGGCCTCGGCATTCATGGCATCGGCAAGGGGCAGGACCAGCGCGTGCTGGTGCACGAGGTGATGGAGGAAGTGGGGCTCGATCCGGCAACCATGGACCGCTACCCGCATGAGTTCTCCGGCGGGCAACGCCAGCGGATTGCCATCGCCCGCGCGATGGTGTTGCGGCCGAAACTGCTGGTGCTGGACGAACCGACGAGCGCGCTGGACATGACCGTTCAGGTCCAGATCGTCGATTTGCTGCGGAACCTGCAGGAGAAATACGGGCTGGCCTATCTCTTCATCAGCCACGACCTGAGGGTGGTTCGGGCGATGTCGCACAATGTGCTGGTGATGAAGCGGGGCGATGTGATCGAATATGGGCCGGCGGACGACCTCTATGACAACCCGCAGACCGAATACACACAGACCCTTCTGCAGGCGGCGACCTGA
- a CDS encoding LysR family transcriptional regulator, with translation MDWRALPPLAALRAFSAFAQCGNVQAAGTALGVSHAAISQQLRALEAHLDVALLDRSGRSMRLTPKGEILAKALHAGFAAMIEAAQDITGERDARPLHISCTPTFAASWLMPRLPSFRAAHPEASLRLDPTPALAELSPDGIDIAIRYGTGPWPGLETELLTLSPMVVVAAPRLVGEGPLPPLETLSDYPWLEEASTTESTDWLRRLGQGDLAPRALMQVPGNLLLDGARDGQGVAVTVHLFVARDIASGRLRELHRADRPGAGYHLVTRPGVMRPALKDFVQWIRREAAQDPPVNPALP, from the coding sequence ATGGATTGGAGAGCTCTTCCACCGCTGGCCGCGCTGCGTGCTTTCTCTGCCTTTGCCCAATGCGGTAATGTGCAGGCGGCAGGCACGGCGCTGGGGGTCAGCCATGCGGCGATCAGCCAGCAGCTGCGCGCGTTGGAGGCACATCTGGACGTGGCGCTGCTGGACCGGTCGGGCCGATCCATGCGGCTGACGCCCAAGGGCGAGATTCTGGCCAAGGCGCTCCATGCGGGCTTTGCCGCAATGATCGAAGCGGCGCAGGACATCACCGGCGAACGCGATGCGCGACCGCTGCATATCTCCTGCACGCCGACCTTTGCGGCCTCGTGGCTGATGCCCCGCCTGCCGTCCTTCCGTGCCGCCCACCCGGAGGCGAGCCTGCGGCTCGACCCGACGCCTGCGCTGGCGGAGCTGTCGCCGGATGGTATCGACATCGCCATCCGCTATGGCACGGGCCCCTGGCCGGGGCTTGAGACGGAACTGCTGACGCTGTCGCCCATGGTCGTCGTTGCCGCGCCCAGGCTGGTAGGGGAGGGGCCTTTGCCGCCGCTGGAAACGCTGTCCGACTATCCCTGGCTGGAAGAGGCGAGCACCACGGAAAGCACAGACTGGTTACGCCGCCTTGGGCAGGGGGACCTTGCGCCCAGGGCACTGATGCAGGTGCCGGGCAATCTGCTGCTGGATGGGGCGCGGGACGGGCAGGGGGTGGCGGTGACGGTGCACCTGTTCGTCGCGCGGGATATCGCGTCGGGACGCCTGCGCGAGTTGCATCGGGCGGACCGGCCCGGAGCGGGGTATCACCTGGTAACGCGGCCCGGCGTCATGCGGCCCGCGCTGAAGGATTTCGTGCAATGGATCCGCCGCGAGGCGGCTCAGGATCCGCCAGTCAACCCGGCCCTACCATGA
- a CDS encoding D-alanyl-D-alanine carboxypeptidase family protein, whose amino-acid sequence MKARRIQPARFGLFFIAAIWLLVVLPLSAIAAPYAAYVIDARTGKVLHSQNADTRLHPASLTKMMTLYIAFEAVRRGEIGLDTEVTISKNAAAEPPSKLGMRPGQKIKLRYLIRAAAVKSANDAATAIGEAIEGSEAKFARRMNRTAKSLGMTRTTFKNMHGLTEAGHLSTAHDMTLMGRHLLYDYPQYYNLFSRITADAGVRKVSHTNRRFLSSYKGADGIKTGYTRAAGFNLTASAERGNERIIVTVFGGKSTASRNAKVAELMDLGFRRAPSNAPLNKPKREMVYADVEDEDTGNSAGGAGKTIRLVGAVTTSKRPQLRPGTEAQVLVAAADPVVSNADVTAALKEAVQSPAITPPAPAAEDGVVTLASAAQVSARPTIRPQAMVAAAAPAPVEQEVVSRVSTSGGRQWGVNLGRYPSRYAAEKVLLKTALSEMATLDGSLRKVVKRPQGFDANFLGMTRDSADLACRRLAARNISCFMVGPG is encoded by the coding sequence ATGAAGGCGCGGCGCATTCAGCCGGCCCGCTTCGGGCTATTTTTCATCGCGGCAATATGGCTTCTCGTGGTCTTACCGCTCAGCGCCATCGCAGCCCCCTATGCCGCCTATGTGATCGACGCCCGAACCGGGAAAGTGCTTCATTCACAGAACGCGGACACCCGGTTGCATCCGGCGTCCCTGACCAAGATGATGACGCTCTACATCGCTTTCGAGGCGGTCCGCCGGGGTGAAATCGGCCTGGATACCGAGGTGACGATCTCAAAGAATGCAGCCGCTGAGCCGCCCAGCAAGCTGGGTATGCGTCCGGGCCAGAAGATCAAGCTGCGGTACCTGATCCGCGCTGCGGCGGTGAAATCGGCCAATGACGCCGCCACCGCAATCGGGGAAGCGATCGAAGGGTCCGAAGCCAAATTTGCCCGCCGGATGAACCGCACCGCGAAATCGTTGGGCATGACGCGCACCACCTTCAAGAACATGCATGGCCTGACCGAGGCGGGCCACCTGTCCACCGCCCACGACATGACCCTGATGGGGCGGCATCTGCTGTATGACTACCCGCAGTACTACAACCTGTTCTCGCGCATTACCGCCGATGCCGGGGTCCGCAAGGTCAGCCACACCAACCGCCGTTTCCTGTCGTCCTACAAGGGTGCGGACGGGATCAAGACCGGCTACACACGGGCGGCGGGCTTCAACCTCACCGCCTCTGCGGAACGGGGCAATGAACGGATCATCGTTACCGTCTTTGGCGGCAAATCCACAGCATCGCGCAACGCCAAGGTGGCGGAACTGATGGACCTTGGCTTCCGCCGGGCCCCGTCGAACGCCCCCCTGAACAAGCCGAAGCGCGAGATGGTCTATGCGGACGTGGAGGACGAGGACACCGGCAACAGCGCCGGTGGCGCGGGCAAGACGATCCGCCTCGTCGGCGCGGTCACGACGTCCAAGCGACCGCAGTTGCGGCCCGGCACAGAGGCTCAGGTGCTTGTCGCCGCTGCCGATCCGGTGGTCAGCAACGCCGACGTCACCGCGGCGCTGAAGGAAGCGGTGCAGAGCCCCGCGATCACTCCCCCGGCGCCCGCAGCGGAAGATGGTGTGGTCACACTGGCCTCTGCCGCCCAAGTTTCGGCGCGGCCAACGATCCGCCCCCAGGCCATGGTTGCCGCGGCGGCCCCCGCGCCGGTAGAGCAGGAAGTTGTCAGCCGGGTCTCGACCTCGGGCGGGCGGCAATGGGGTGTGAACCTGGGCCGTTATCCCAGCCGCTATGCCGCCGAGAAGGTGCTGCTGAAGACTGCGCTGTCTGAAATGGCCACGCTGGACGGAAGCCTGCGCAAGGTGGTGAAGCGGCCACAGGGGTTCGATGCGAATTTCCTCGGAATGACCCGCGACAGCGCCGACCTGGCGTGTCGCAGGCTTGCCGCGCGCAACATCAGCTGCTTCATGGTAGGGCCGGGTTGA
- a CDS encoding HAD family hydrolase translates to MSTPLTTIGFDADDTLWQNEQFFALTQDRFAELLADHADKPDLMDRLTEAERRNISHYGFGIKGFTLSMIETAIEITDGKVPATVIGDILDAGRDMLSHPIELLPAVEDTLELLRSDHKLVMITKGDLLDQMRKVEQSGLRDRFDAIEVVSHKTPTEYADIFERHGTGADQGMMVGNSMASDVLPMLEAGGWGVLVPHGLTWALEHAKAPENHPRFAEIPDLSKLPDLIRRCKSAS, encoded by the coding sequence ATGTCCACGCCATTGACCACCATCGGTTTCGACGCCGACGACACGTTATGGCAGAACGAACAGTTCTTTGCCCTCACGCAGGACCGCTTTGCGGAGCTTCTGGCCGACCACGCCGACAAACCGGATCTGATGGACCGCCTGACCGAGGCGGAAAGGCGCAACATTTCGCATTATGGTTTTGGGATCAAGGGGTTCACCCTGTCGATGATCGAAACCGCGATCGAGATCACCGACGGCAAGGTGCCAGCCACGGTGATCGGCGACATCCTCGATGCGGGTCGCGATATGCTGTCCCATCCGATCGAGCTGCTGCCGGCCGTCGAGGACACGCTTGAGCTGCTGCGGAGCGACCATAAGCTGGTGATGATCACCAAGGGCGATTTGCTGGACCAGATGCGCAAGGTCGAACAATCGGGCCTGCGGGATCGATTCGATGCGATCGAAGTGGTCTCGCACAAGACACCCACCGAATATGCCGACATCTTCGAGCGTCACGGCACCGGCGCGGATCAGGGGATGATGGTGGGCAATTCAATGGCCTCGGACGTTTTACCGATGCTGGAAGCGGGCGGCTGGGGCGTGCTGGTGCCGCATGGGCTGACCTGGGCGCTGGAACACGCCAAGGCGCCTGAGAACCACCCGAGGTTCGCGGAAATCCCTGATCTTTCGAAGCTGCCCGATCTCATCCGGCGGTGCAAATCGGCGAGCTGA
- the clpS gene encoding ATP-dependent Clp protease adapter ClpS: protein MRPDEYMMANRSDDDGQTDLLTKTKPKTKRPPLYKVLLLNDDFTPMEFVVHVLERFFGLNHAQAFEIMLTVHKKGLAVVGVFSHEIAETKVAQVMDFARRHQHPLQCTMEKEE, encoded by the coding sequence ATGCGCCCTGACGAATACATGATGGCGAACAGGTCGGACGATGACGGTCAGACCGATCTGCTGACCAAGACCAAGCCCAAGACGAAGCGGCCGCCGCTCTACAAGGTGCTGCTGCTGAACGACGACTTCACACCGATGGAGTTCGTCGTGCATGTGCTTGAGCGATTCTTCGGGCTCAATCATGCGCAGGCGTTCGAGATCATGCTGACGGTCCACAAGAAAGGGCTGGCCGTGGTCGGGGTCTTCAGCCACGAGATCGCGGAAACCAAGGTCGCACAGGTGATGGATTTCGCGCGTCGGCATCAGCATCCGTTGCAGTGCACGATGGAAAAAGAAGAATAG